ATTACCAAACTTAGCTAAAAAGAGTTGTTGTTTTTTTCCTTAAATTGAATGTGTTTGATGATGATAGTTGTTGCAAGAGATTCTCAAgctctttaaaataagttttagAGAAGTATTACATTGTTTTGGCTTGACATAAGGCTTTGAACGATTCAAAAGATGGCCGAGTCAACCAAAGTGAGGTTGGTTCGGTGTCCAAAGTGTGAAAACCTTCTCCCAGAGCTTGCTGATTATTCGGTTTACCAGTGTGGTGGCTGCGGTGCTGTTCTTCGAGGTACCGTtgctttctcctctctttcttttttcctAGTTGTTTGTTTGGTTGGTGAAGACGAGACAGAAAATCGATTTTGGATCCTGGATCCTGGATCCATGTTAATAAGCTTCCTGTAAATGTTCAAACTTGAACCCATTGGTTAAATTGAAAGGTAAGGTATAGTTAAGGTGTGGATCATGTGTGCTGTTTATGACTCTGGAATCTTATTAGAATGCTAATGATAGTTGTTTTGTATTTACCAACAATGGGCATGGTGCATTCTGTGAAAACTCGAAGTTGGGTATTGCTTGGTTTTCATTTTATTGGGgttttgcttcttttttttttttttgttcttttcatTTTATTGGTTCTATAATGCCCTCAATCCGATTGATGAGTAAGCTTGCCATTTTTCTAAGGCAATAAAAGAATCGACTGCGCTTCAGCCTCCTCTTTTCAATAGTCAGAATCTGATATGGTCATAAAAGTATATTCTATGGAGTATTTTTGTTgagatcaaaataataaaaccattTAAGGCTTTGATTTCGGTTTCTTGTTGTTTTCTGAACTTTTTAGTGTTGATCTTCCATGAAATTTGTAGTTTTTTCTTGTTTTAATAGTGTAATGTTATTTGCTTAACAGCTAAACTTAGGAATCATGAAGCAGATACTTTCTTGGACAAGTCGAAAGAAGACAGTCTTGGCAGAGTTTCTACCAAATCCCAAACTTCCTCCGAGAAGGGAATAGTAGACTCAAGTGATGCCTCTGATGCAGATGTTAAATCAAGTGCTGGGTTTTTGATGTGTGATCAAAGGGATCCAGAGAATAATGATGTTGAGTGCAGTGATAGAAGTAGGAGTGAATCAAAGGTTGCTGGTGATAAATGGTCTCTTGAGAACCCAAATGATATTAGCAGGAACAAGGATGATATAGTGAATTCTATTGGAAGAGAACAGGAGGATTTGGATTCCAATTTTGTATATACTGGTGGATCACAAAGACTGGGACAGATGTCTGATTGGCAGGCTGGGAAACGAGAAGAGATGGAGCAATTTCAGAGAATTCCAAGAGTTGTCGTTGAAGGTGTGCGATTTTCTACCTCAAAACACCCAGATGAAGGCCCATCAAACCTTAATTTGGATTCTTCTTATGGTTATCGTGAATCGTTGCAGAATCAAACTGGCCTGGATGGTTCTAGTAGAATTCACCTTGACCAAGATCGAGCTGTGCTTCTAAGGAAGCTAGATGAGCTAAAGGAGCAACTTAGTCAGTCTTGTGATGTGGCTGATAAACCAAAAGAGAAGGCTCCGCTTGATAGGAGGGTAGTTCCTCCAGAGTCTTATGGTGGTACTGATAGCTGGTTTCCAAATAGTTCTTCTGGATTGCAGAAGCCCTCAATGCCTTTCTATGGACCTGATAAGCATGGTGCGGAAGCAGGACCTTCTTACTTTGGTTTTTTTCCAGAACAATTTGCTTATCCTGTTGAACATGATGTGACTCAGCATGGGTTGTATCCTCCAATTCGTAATCCAAATCATATCCCTGCATATGGAGATCCTTTTGGATCCAAAATGCTTGGAAGAGCTCCGCACCAGTTCCCTGGAGAATATCAACAGCCACGTCATCCATACTTTTCTGGACAGTACATTGAAAGTAATCATGATCCATTTATGCCATATCCACGAAGTTCAGTGTTGCACCAGGCTTCTTGTTCTTGCTTTCATTGTTATGAGAAACATCGGCAAGTTCCAGCGCCTATTCCACCCAGTTCATTTGGCAATAAAAGGTTCCCTGATGTGCCTAGCAACCCATTTTACCATATTGACAACCCTGGGTCTTTTGGTTCACATTTCCATAGTTCTAGGACCACAATGCCCCCATTGAATGCTCATGCTAGATGGCAGAATGATATTAACTCAGACATGGGTGGTTTTGTTCATTACCGTCCCCAGAGAGTAGTGCTAGCTGGTGGTGGGCGCCATATTCGTCCTATAGCTGGTGGTGCTCCATTTGTAACGTGTTATAATTGCTTTGAATTGCTACGAGTGCCCCGGAAAGTGCAGCTCATGGTGAAAAATGAACATAAATTGCGGTGTGGAGCCTGTTCAACTGTGATAAACTTTACTGTCATGGACAAGAAGCTTGTTCTTCTTAATCATGCAGAATCAAAGGGAATTTCTGTAGATGTTGATGATAACTGTAATGAAGGCCGTGTCAACCGAATTGCCACTAACTTCTCCTCTGATGATTATGATCATTCAGGTTATGATTTTCAGTCAATGGATAGAGAACCTGTTGCATCGTCAACTGGCCAGGCTTTGAATTCAGTCAGACCTCAGGAAATGCAAAGCTTTCATTCTTCATCTCCAAGCACCTCCGAGGATGAAAACAGTCCGGATGTTTTAACTGCTTCAAGACAGGAAGTGAGTTCTGTTCAGCAGCCAGCCAAATCCACTTTGTCTTCCCCACCTGCAGGCTCACCTCTTCAAGAGCACTTTGATTATTCTTCTAGCAATCATGCAGCCAATCGATTCGGGAAGGGAAATCGTAGTAGTCGCTCCGATCAAGAGAAAGTTGTGTCAAACAAGGGTACCAAACGACAAAATTCTTTAAAAGAGGCATTACCTACTGAGATGGAGGTGTCATTCAATGAGTATGCTAATACTGGGATTTCTCAAGATTCAGGGGATGTAACTAGGGAAGATGATCAACCGAAAATGGCAAAAGGAGGTGAATCATTTTTTACAAATATTATCAAGAAGAGTTTTAAGGATTTCTCAAGATTTAATCAAACAGAGGAACGTGGGAAAAGTAACATTTCAGTTAACGGACATCCTATTCCTGAACGTGTGGTTAAAAAAGCTGAAAAGATAGCTGGACCGGTTCTTCCTGGACAGTATTGGTAAGCATCCATTGGTTTTCTCTCCGATCTGTGCTATGAGTTTTACCAGTTTCTTTGTATGTCTATCGTGATAGACTGGCATGTAATTTCTAGTGTATTCCAATAATTGACATTCTTGTGTTGCATATGACTAAATCAGGTATGATTTCCGAGCTGGATTCTGGGGTGTTCTCGGCGGACCTTGTCTTGGCATAATTCCTGTaagattatataatttttaacctAGATACTGACTGTTAAGCATTTTGTTGTTTCTTGGTTTTAGtaatttgtgtatatatatacatattaaataaCTGATTTTCAATGCAGCCTTTTATCGAAGAATTTAACCATCCAATGCCAGAGAACTGTGCTGGTGGAACCACTGGTGTTTTTGTAAACGGGAGAGAGCTCCATCAGAAAGATTTAGATTTGCTTGCTAATAGAGGGCTTCCACCTGACAGAGATAGATCTTATATCATTGAGATATCGGGCAGAGTTCTGGATGAGGACACTGGTGAAGAGCTCGATAGCCTTGGGAAACTTGCGCCAACGTGAGTCTGTCTTTATTCTTTTCCCCTCCTACATGCTTATACATGTAGATAGCTAAATGTTGCCATAACCAGTTAAAAAGTAGACTGCTTTCATTCAATTCATCCGTTGCAGCTAATAAGTATTGATATTCTCATGACTGTTTTATGCATTAATCCTATGTAGCCGTAATGCTAACACGTCTCTTGTTCTTTATAACTTTTGGATCTCGGAATAAGCCTCAAGGCAAACTAGATCTTAAAATAATGGCAAAGACATGGCACTAAGATCGTACAATGGAAAGAAATAGGGATAATGGGGTTTATTACATGAGACACGTACAAAAGGGCTTACATAGATGGTTTGTAAATGTAGTTTCTGTGCTTTGATGGTGGTCGATGGTTATAACTTTCTTTTCTAATTTCCTTCCTTTAATTATTGTTAGAATAGTACATTCCTGCATGTTATGAGTTGTTATGAGTACCAAGTGTTAGTACGTCATTCCGGCATTGGGCCATTGTGTAGGATGTTTGAAAGCTCTCTTTTTTGGTAAAGATTGATTTTTTTCCCCCATTGCTTCATTGTGTGTCCATTATAACTTTTGAACTCATGTATTGCTATTAAATTTTCTGCATCTCAAAATGGGGTTTCTTTGTAAGGTATCATCCTGAAGCATTTTTGTTTGTTAAGGATCAGAGTTGAGAAAGCGAAGCGTGGTTTTGGCATGAAAGTTCCAAGAGCAGCTGCATAATGCATTTGTAATGATCACAGAATTATTGATTTTTTCTAAACCAAGTGCCGAAATAAGCATCTTGGCTGTATTGGTTGGAACTTGGAAGGTCTGAAATCCGAATGATGTTTCTGTAGCTTGATGGGTTGGTGTTGGATTGTTTCTTAAGCCATTGATAAAATAGTGATAAAGTTTCTGATTTTATTAGATATTTTCACTGGTGGTGATAATAGTACACAGTTTAAAGTTACTGCTTTCTCTATGCTGCAATTTGTAAATGGGATTTATGTAAATTTGGTTTGATCCCTCCATTTTTGTTTTACGGAATGAGAGATGGATTTCGTCTTTCCTAGCTATCAACAATGGAAGTTCAAAAAccagaaaatgaaatgaaattgcTACTAGACTCTGGCGATTCAAGATATGAACATCAATAACTAGGATGGAGTTGTGGAACATTGTCAAATTGTTCTTAGACGATCTGAATGCAGCAAAATGATGGTGTCCAACTCATTACTAGGTTGGCAAGTGAAGTCACTGTTGAAGGAGCTCGAAACTGATAAAGTGACTAAGAAGCCTGCCTAATCCCAGGAATAGGGCCCATCTTCATTCCCACTTCCACAATCCACTCCTATGCGGTCCAAAACGTGGCATCTTTCCTGTAATTTGAATCAAGGATGGGCGAAAGAAGTGCCGTTCGCTGTTCCTTGGGACATTCAATCTAATGCCCGAACATTCACGCGCATGTTCTTCCGAGTGTGTTGATCCTTCTCTTACATTTTCTTATAGGCATTCGAACATGTTAAACATTCACCAGAGGGCATGTTTTATCAACGGAGATGGTAAATACAGGAAGAGATCaataaatttaaccattttcTATGGACTTTCAGGGGGCTGTATACTTCTTCGATAATGTATCATTCAGTTAGAACGAACGAGATTTTTCTTCCCTCGTGAGATGGGAATGAAAGGGAAAATCTGAAAAATGGCATCCAGGACATCTGAGAGCCCAAAGGTGGATCACTTGTACACCAAAGGTGAGCTGCTTCATCTCTACCATAACCTATAGGTTAATTCTCCATTAGTTCCTGTACTTGGCAAAAATTGTAGATTTAATCCTCTTACTTTTATTTGatccttttcaaaatttgaagttTCAATCCTCACTAAACTATAATTGTTAAATTTTGTTATCTTCAAACTCACTAAACTATAattgttaaattttgttattttcaaaATCAGATGTTCCAAACATATCATGTGTAATGTCATGTCAATTTATTATTTCCACATAATactaactaaaaattcaattaataaatTATTGATTATCATATGTATTATGACCGAACTTtagaatttgaaaagtataaagaTCTAGAATGAGCCAATTGAATAAAATGGATTCAAACTATAACTGTAGGTATAGTACAAGGCTAGTAATTGATTTTTACCAAACGAGTTTAGCTCCTACTGTTTGGGccaaaactaaaatttcaaattttaaaaagtacaaaAACTAAAATAGATCAAATAAAAATACTTGGACTATATCTACCACTTTCacaaagtacagggactaatatCAGAATTTAACCTAACCCATATGCatctcaaaagaaaataaaaccaaTTCTGATTACACCTATACACAATAGAATCGACAAGGTATTATCAATATGCCAATCAGTTTTATCTTATCTAAGGATTTATCAATATCATCTACCAATTCCAAACTGTTTTCAAGTCCAAAACACAGTCGCATTCAGCCTTGAATGCTGCAAGCATGCAACAATTTGATTATCATTCAAAGATAAAATGCACAAATTAAGGCGTCTAACTAAAACACAATGGCCAACAAGCTCTTGACCTATGCCAAAATACTTTGTATTGTGCAACATAAAAGCTCGGGTTCAATTCAATCCCTAATATTTCCACCCCTTCCcaaattatttaaaaagaaaatgcaAGATATATATACAATCAAAACAATGAACACctataaaaggaaggaaatacGAAACCAATAGGTGGAACCTGCTTTATCATAGTCTAGTTGCAAAGTAGTCTGTCTGGTGCAACTTTAAGCGATGTTCCGAGATTCAATGCAAGTGTTCAAGAACTTTGTAGTTGAGTTGTTATTTCAAAAAGAGAAAACAGAAGCTAACCCAAATTACAAAAAAAACAGATTTGATATTATTCAACAAACAACTCATGTTTCAAACAGCACCTAGGCATTTCTTTGCTGTAAATGCCAACAGCGACCGTCGGCTTCTTTCTACTTGGTTTGTGGTGGTGAATCAGTATTCTTCTTTGGTTTAAGATATGGATCCTGTGAATATTCGaagttacagaaagatgttaaggcAGAGCAACACCCCCATAAATGAATTCGGAATTACAATTTCAACATAATCCACACGACAATACCTTGACAAAAACAATGAGGAGAAAGTGAAACACATCATATGCACATTAATCATGACCCTTTTCAATTTCCAATGGAATTCCATGTTTTGATTCTCTTTATCACCTTGCACTCTCTTCATTTTAAAGTTTCGTGCAATTCAACTATAGTTCAAAGTCCAAATACAAAATaaactaacataaaaaaaatcatttaaatctTCGTGTTCCTTAAATTGGAGATGTTCCATCTATCtcgattcaaaaaaaaaaaaaaaaaaagagtaaactaACACAATATTAAGAAAACTGGCCCTCCTTTCAGTTCATTAAAATTTGAAACTTTACGTTTGGCGAAATCAATGAAAATTCcccaaaacaaaaaaatttattccTAATCTAAGATTTATAAGTGCAACTAGGTTTAAAACCAAAAGGGAAAGGGCAAAAGAAATTACGTCAACAAAGAGAAAGTGAGCGACGACGGTAGCTCCCACAACGCCGCCGAGGATGACAACTGGGCCTGTTAGCAAACTCCATTTCCGGTGAATCATCTTTTATTTCGGCTCCTTCGATAAGTTTCCGCCTTTCTTTTTCGTCAGATCTCCAAAATTGCAATGATTCAGTAGAGTAGAAAAGCACCTCGGCAGCAATTAAAGAAAGAGAGCAGGCAAGTTGGGGCAGTGCCCGATTGGCCCAAACAATGGCATTATTTTCTTGAGTTTTTTTTCTTTAACCTATTGGTTGACTTGAGCTCAACTCTGGCCCTTAATTTAGAGGCCCTTCCATTGTGGTTTCCAATAATAGGCCCAATTCTATATTTTCTATTAAAAGTTTAAGGCTTACACGACAAAAAGGTCCTTAAAGAAAATACGAAAAACTCTGTATTAAATTCGCACTCAATTAAACTTATGGtgttaataaaaaaatcaaattaatctCTTTCGTTAACAGTTTTTGTTATTGACCATGTTAATTGTTAAAAAAACTAACGGACCAATCATAAAGTTACAAATGGCGacttttgatttaatttaatatttttcccataaaaatattaaaaatcaaaaaatatatataaaaatcagaaaaattataaaataatttaaaattaaaatatttaaataattattaaaattaatataaacttataaatattataaaaaataaatctaataaattaaaaatatataaaaatcaattaaaatatttaaatgtttataaAACGTATAAAAGTTCttataaacttataaaaaatataaatatcattaaaatattacatttatacaaaattataaaaattacaaaaatcataaaaacttgaaCTAGGCTAGATTAGTCGCTCGGATCGATTAGACTGAAATCGACAGGGGTACCAGTATAGAGAAAAGCATTTAGATTGGCTGACCTGAGAGTGGGGCGGTTGaactgatttttttatttttttaataatttgtttAATTAAACTAGACTAATCGGTCGAACTAGCAAATTGGTAGCTTGACCGACTCGACTACcagtctaactataccaaaaacacttaattttgaattcatttttattaattttataattttttgttatCCTACTATTAGCATATGTCAGTATGAAATATTTTGGCTAAGATTTTTAGAACCGAACTGATGGTTGAAACGATCAGGTCACCGGTTTGTCAATTCGATTGGTACGtccaatttatttaaataaaatattaaaaaaatcaaaaaataaaaattaattggtTCAACCACTTGGCCCCAAGTTAACCAATCTAATGACTTTCCTCAAAATGGTAACTACGCCGATTTTGGTCTAACTGGTTCGACCGGTTGATTCATCCAGATATGTTTTatgattttgtaaaaataatttatataattttatattaattttaataaattttataattttcaataatttgttatgatttttaaagaatttttataccttttatagaattttaaattcttttattaattttaattttttatatctttatatgtttataatatttataagtttttttattcttttaggcttaaaaggtaaaaaaattcaaactttttAAAAAAGCAATTAAACCATTATTTTTTTGCAATCAATTGtgtaacactcttaacccgtatccatcgtcggaacagggttacatAGCATTATCGAGGTTTACAGATCAATTAGAGAGAAATTTCAAACGTTTCATTATATATCAATACTCATaataaaaccaatcaaaatcatatatattttcctttaAATGAGCTCTCAATACCcgaaatacatattaaaaacaagttgggactaaattggaaactaaaaaaatatatattaaaaaaatttaaaattttcaacactacaggggtcacacggccaagagacacactcgtgtctcagaccgtgtgggcattcgaaatagggacacatggtcgtgtctcagcccgtatccatactcgtgtaactctctaatttagttcacacggccaagttacatgtccgtgtgctaggccgtgtgagcatactgaTTTGCATTCCTaaaagatgcaggggacatacggtcgTGTCACCTggtcgtatgtcacacacggctgagacacacgcccatgtctctgcccgtgtgaacaaaaatGAGCTATtttttaagccacatttctcacccaaattgacaCCAACCTAACCTCAACAATTTACACatcaacaagccataacaaggcattcAAAACAAGCTAAAAAAAATTAAGTCTCAAACATGCATTATCACCACATACAACTACTATACCCTTAGGCACCACAAATGACAACTTAAAAACATGTCAACCAAGTATTCAACCTTACCTAATTAATTTATCAAACCAAGTTACCAAAGTTCACtataattcaaatacatatatcaCTTATACCAAAATCACAAATTTACCTTAATCTCTTATCAATATGTAGGTTGAttatataaacaaaatattattcataatatttacataagCTAAATTTTGACTAAAATCGTACaaaagcctatacatgtcatataaaccATATTGAATGTTTAAAAAACTACCGAGATAAGCTgaatagtgtgacttgagtgctgATCCGACCGTCCAACCTTCTGAAAATCTACAAAAACATTAAACAATACAAATAAGcttaataaagcttagtaagtttgacgggttaaataatacaaaaaaatacattcgtattcaaatcaatacagaAAAATAAATAACATGACTTTCAagtttattaaaaaaaatcactttacCAAAATCTTTCCATTCAAAGAATGAATTACGGATAAGAGTACATCgtcaacagaagctcataagagttgaGCCTCCCGAATACaccaacagaagctcataagagctaattcACCCAATTATGCCAAATAGAAAGTAAAACACGAgagtttggaaaattttaaacCCCGATTTACTTGGGTAAAATGCTGATATCTCCCTCCAGTATCATCATAAACCAAATTACTATTGTACTCAAATCTTGTGTTCCATTCAAACCGAATATCCAATTCAATGTTATAATTCCAACAATAATTCATTTCCAACAATagaataaatacataatatcattcatcaaatttatacaaatattaaaatttaaccgtacgaacttacctggattgAATTGTAGTAATTATAGAAGTTCAGGGATTATTTCACTATTTTTCCCTTTTCACGAGTATCTATGGGATcttaatctaaaatataaaattattcatttattaGCATATATTCCATTTCTAATTCATTTCACAGTTAAtcccttttatttttataatttacacaATTAGCccaaacatttacaatttttgcaaattaatctcttaattagttaatttatcaaattaactaattttatcAATCAATAATATATCCAAATATTCTAGGCCTCCATACAGCCCCTAATAAACCAAAAATTCACTAGTACACCCTAATATTTTAATCTTTTCGCAATTCaatcctaaaatcaatatttaacaaaatcattttataaaatcattatacaaGAAAATCAAAACTCTAAATCTATGTTATTCATAAAAACATCCAATATTtatcaatggaaacttccaaatttttattaaaataaaaaacaaaggtATAgtttagttggacctaattgtaacaatttaaaaaacataaaattataagaAACGAGTAAGAATTGAATTGACATGAAGCAAAAATATGAAGAACCAGCTTAAATTCTCTCTCCTATGTCTGTTTAGGCTG
This is a stretch of genomic DNA from Gossypium arboreum isolate Shixiya-1 chromosome 11, ASM2569848v2, whole genome shotgun sequence. It encodes these proteins:
- the LOC108473529 gene encoding uncharacterized protein LOC108473529 isoform X5; the encoded protein is MCDQRDPENNDVECSDRSRSESKVAGDKWSLENPNDISRNKDDIVNSIGREQEDLDSNFVYTGGSQRLGQMSDWQAGKREEMEQFQRIPRVVVEGVRFSTSKHPDEGPSNLNLDSSYGYRESLQNQTGLDGSSRIHLDQDRAVLLRKLDELKEQLSQSCDVADKPKEKAPLDRRVVPPESYGGTDSWFPNSSSGLQKPSMPFYGPDKHGAEAGPSYFGFFPEQFAYPVEHDVTQHGLYPPIRNPNHIPAYGDPFGSKMLGRAPHQFPGEYQQPRHPYFSGQYIESNHDPFMPYPRSSVLHQASCSCFHCYEKHRQVPAPIPPSSFGNKRFPDVPSNPFYHIDNPGSFGSHFHSSRTTMPPLNAHARWQNDINSDMGGFVHYRPQRVVLAGGGRHIRPIAGGAPFVTCYNCFELLRVPRKVQLMVKNEHKLRCGACSTVINFTVMDKKLVLLNHAESKGISVDVDDNCNEGRVNRIATNFSSDDYDHSGYDFQSMDREPVASSTGQALNSVRPQEMQSFHSSSPSTSEDENSPDVLTASRQEVSSVQQPAKSTLSSPPAGSPLQEHFDYSSSNHAANRFGKGNRSSRSDQEKVVSNKGTKRQNSLKEALPTEMEVSFNEYANTGISQDSGDVTREDDQPKMAKGGESFFTNIIKKSFKDFSRFNQTEERGKSNISVNGHPIPERVVKKAEKIAGPVLPGQYWYDFRAGFWGVLGGPCLGIIPPFIEEFNHPMPENCAGGTTGVFVNGRELHQKDLDLLANRGLPPDRDRSYIIEISGRVLDEDTGEELDSLGKLAPTIRVEKAKRGFGMKVPRAAA